Proteins encoded together in one Deinococcus metalli window:
- a CDS encoding response regulator transcription factor, whose translation MSHVVVIEDEGTVRDVLRFHLERAGLTVTALPSTAGGLEALSGADALVLDWMLPGESGLGFLRRLRGDPDLRRMPVLMLTARAAEAERVEGLESGADDYLTKPFSAAELVARVRALLRRAQPQVPAVLANGPLNVDLGAAEARVGGARLNLTRREFDLLAFLAQNVGRVYSRTELLDKVWGADFLGGERTVDQHVTQLRAHLGDDPGRPGFLETVRGKGYRMRPWTAPA comes from the coding sequence ATGAGCCACGTGGTTGTCATAGAGGACGAGGGCACCGTGCGGGATGTCCTGCGCTTTCACCTGGAGCGCGCGGGGCTCACCGTCACGGCCCTGCCCTCCACGGCGGGAGGGCTGGAAGCGCTCTCGGGCGCGGACGCGCTGGTGCTGGACTGGATGCTGCCCGGCGAGAGCGGCCTGGGCTTTTTGCGTCGGCTGCGCGGCGACCCGGACCTGCGGCGCATGCCGGTGCTGATGCTCACGGCGCGCGCGGCCGAGGCCGAACGGGTCGAGGGCCTGGAGTCCGGCGCGGACGATTACCTGACCAAGCCCTTTTCCGCGGCGGAACTCGTGGCGCGCGTGCGGGCCCTGCTGCGCCGCGCGCAGCCACAGGTGCCGGCGGTGCTGGCGAACGGCCCCCTGAACGTGGACCTCGGCGCGGCCGAGGCGCGCGTGGGCGGCGCGCGGCTGAACCTCACGCGGCGCGAGTTCGACCTGCTGGCGTTCCTGGCCCAGAACGTGGGGCGGGTGTACTCGCGCACGGAACTGCTGGACAAGGTCTGGGGCGCGGACTTCCTGGGCGGCGAGCGCACGGTGGACCAGCACGTCACGCAGCTGCGGGCGCACCTGGGAGACGATCCGGGCCGGCCGGGCTTTCTGGAGACGGTGCGCGGCAAGGGCTACCGCATGCGGCCGTGGACGGCGCCGGCGTGA
- the metK gene encoding methionine adenosyltransferase — protein sequence MRKYYTSESVSEGHPDKLADFISDSVLDEFLRQEPGSRVAVETLLTTGMAVVAGEVTAQHAHVDVQRTVREAVMKVGYTRANYGFDAEYSAVLVSIHEQSPEIAGGVSSSEEWRAMTEEERARPENAHSEVGAGDQGLMFGYATDETPELMPLPISLAHALTRRLAQLRKDGTLPYLRPDAKAQVTVVRDGEPHDARTTAVDTIVISTQHADDATQEQIRADMLEHVIRPVIPAEYLTPETKYFINPSGRFVIGGPHGDTGLTGRKIIVDTYGGAVPHGGGAFSGKDPTKVDRSAAYYARYIAKNLVAAGLARRALVEVAYAIGRAGPVSLRVDTYGTGTVSDEELAALVAEHFDARPQAIIAQLDLRRPIYAQTAAYGHFGRPEFPWEQTDRAQALRAAAQG from the coding sequence ATGCGCAAGTACTACACGTCGGAATCCGTCTCGGAAGGTCATCCGGACAAACTCGCGGACTTCATCTCTGACTCGGTGCTGGACGAGTTCCTGCGGCAGGAGCCGGGGAGCCGCGTGGCGGTCGAGACGCTGCTGACCACCGGCATGGCGGTCGTGGCGGGCGAGGTCACCGCGCAGCACGCGCACGTGGACGTGCAGAGGACCGTGCGCGAGGCGGTCATGAAGGTGGGCTACACCCGCGCGAACTACGGCTTCGACGCCGAGTACAGCGCCGTGCTGGTGTCCATCCACGAGCAGAGCCCCGAGATCGCCGGGGGCGTGAGCAGCAGCGAGGAGTGGCGCGCGATGACCGAAGAGGAGCGCGCCCGCCCGGAGAACGCGCACTCCGAGGTGGGCGCCGGCGACCAGGGCCTGATGTTCGGGTACGCGACCGACGAGACGCCGGAACTCATGCCGCTGCCGATCTCGCTGGCGCACGCGCTCACGCGCCGGCTGGCACAGCTGCGCAAGGACGGCACGCTGCCGTACCTGCGCCCGGACGCCAAGGCGCAGGTGACGGTGGTGCGCGACGGCGAGCCGCATGACGCGCGCACCACCGCCGTGGACACCATCGTGATCAGCACGCAGCACGCCGACGACGCGACGCAGGAGCAGATCCGCGCGGACATGCTCGAGCACGTGATCCGCCCGGTGATCCCGGCCGAGTACCTGACGCCCGAGACGAAGTACTTCATCAACCCCAGCGGGCGCTTCGTGATCGGCGGGCCGCACGGCGACACCGGCCTGACGGGGCGCAAGATCATCGTGGATACCTACGGCGGCGCGGTGCCGCACGGCGGCGGAGCGTTCTCCGGCAAGGACCCCACGAAGGTGGACCGCTCGGCGGCGTACTACGCCCGTTACATCGCCAAGAACCTCGTGGCGGCGGGCCTGGCGCGCCGGGCACTGGTCGAGGTGGCGTACGCCATCGGCCGCGCCGGCCCCGTGAGTCTGCGGGTGGACACCTACGGCACCGGCACGGTCAGCGACGAGGAGCTGGCCGCACTCGTCGCCGAGCACTTTGACGCGCGCCCACAGGCGATCATCGCGCAGCTCGATCTGCGCCGGCCCATCTACGCGCAGACCGCCGCGTACGGGCACTTCGGCCGCCCGGAGTTCCCGTGGGAGCAGACGGACCGGGCGCAGGCGCTCAGGGCGGCCGCGCAGGGCTGA
- a CDS encoding LuxR C-terminal-related transcriptional regulator, producing MTDATEPHTDAVRIVIVDDHPLFREGVAATLGAESGLEVVGEGGSADDALRLCTALLPDLLLLDLNLPGGGMHAARAVTAACPVTKIVMLTFSEEEADVLSALKAGARGYILKGVSGRELRRIVRSVYAGEVYITPTLAAGVLVEMAAPGRGAHHPLSDLTPRERQILEGVASGRSNKEIGRDLDLTEKTVKHYMTNILQKLQVRNRVEAALLAQREAGR from the coding sequence ATGACTGATGCCACCGAACCCCACACCGACGCCGTCCGGATCGTGATCGTGGACGACCACCCGCTGTTCCGCGAGGGCGTGGCCGCCACGCTGGGCGCCGAATCGGGCCTGGAGGTGGTCGGCGAGGGCGGCAGCGCCGACGACGCCCTGCGGCTGTGCACGGCGCTGCTGCCGGACCTGCTGCTGCTCGACCTGAACCTGCCGGGCGGCGGGATGCACGCCGCGCGGGCCGTGACCGCCGCGTGCCCCGTCACGAAGATCGTGATGCTGACCTTCAGCGAGGAGGAGGCCGACGTGCTGTCCGCGCTGAAGGCCGGAGCGCGCGGGTACATCCTCAAAGGCGTGTCGGGGCGCGAACTGCGGCGCATCGTCCGCTCGGTGTACGCGGGCGAGGTGTACATCACGCCGACCCTCGCGGCGGGCGTGCTGGTCGAGATGGCCGCGCCGGGCCGCGGCGCGCACCACCCGCTGAGCGACCTCACGCCGCGCGAACGGCAGATCCTGGAGGGCGTCGCGTCGGGCCGGAGCAACAAGGAGATCGGCCGGGACCTGGACCTCACGGAGAAGACGGTCAAGCACTACATGACGAACATCCTGCAAAAACTCCAGGTGCGTAACCGCGTGGAGGCCGCCCTGCTCGCCCAGCGCGAGGCGGGCCGCTAG
- a CDS encoding sensor histidine kinase, whose product MALTVPVRRARGRPAWRWGDLSLAARFNLASLLVLLISMLVTGWWVGAQIRQGVIHRTAATAALYVENFLVTQLQELGSSTWLSAERRDAIEHLLATTPLGREIVSIKIWAPGGRVVYGQDAGGVFPVKEDLERAWRGEISADITNLRDEENASQRGKFRHLIETYVPMRIEGSDRVIAVAEFYQTTGPLEAEIAQAQRRSWAAVGLTTLLTYLLLSGLVRRGSDTIRRQQATLREQVGTLERLLTQNAQLHGRVSRAAARTAAHSERVLRRVSSDLHDGPAQDLSYALLRLDSLTTHAAGQPAQEAALRSVEQSLEAALREVRAIATDLRLPDLLGLSLHETLERALRDHRRRTGVDATLHAEALPDGVPLPVKITAFRIVQEALNNAARHAPGRASAVHADAQGGWLTLRITDGGPGFTWTGGAREGHLGLVGMRERAESLGGTFTVTARPEGGTAVEARVPLHPAESHPEDRDD is encoded by the coding sequence ATGGCCCTGACTGTTCCCGTGCGGCGCGCCCGTGGTCGCCCGGCGTGGCGCTGGGGTGACCTGAGCCTCGCGGCGCGCTTCAACCTGGCAAGCCTGCTGGTGCTGCTGATCAGCATGCTGGTGACCGGGTGGTGGGTGGGCGCGCAGATCCGCCAGGGCGTGATCCACCGCACGGCGGCCACGGCGGCGCTGTATGTGGAGAACTTCCTGGTCACGCAGCTCCAGGAACTGGGGTCCTCGACGTGGCTGTCGGCCGAGCGCAGGGATGCCATCGAGCACCTGCTGGCGACCACGCCGCTGGGCCGCGAGATCGTGTCCATCAAGATCTGGGCGCCGGGCGGCCGGGTGGTGTACGGCCAGGACGCCGGGGGGGTGTTCCCGGTCAAGGAGGACCTGGAGCGCGCGTGGCGGGGCGAGATCTCGGCGGACATCACGAACCTGCGCGACGAGGAGAACGCCTCGCAGCGCGGCAAGTTCCGGCACCTGATCGAGACGTACGTGCCCATGCGCATCGAGGGGTCCGACCGCGTGATCGCCGTGGCGGAGTTCTACCAGACGACCGGGCCGCTGGAAGCGGAGATCGCGCAGGCCCAGCGGCGGTCGTGGGCGGCGGTGGGCCTGACGACGCTGCTGACGTACCTGCTGCTGTCCGGGCTGGTGCGCCGGGGGTCCGACACCATCCGGCGGCAGCAGGCGACGCTGCGCGAACAGGTGGGCACGCTGGAGCGCCTGCTCACGCAGAACGCGCAGCTGCACGGCCGCGTGAGCCGGGCCGCGGCGCGCACGGCGGCGCACAGCGAGCGCGTGCTGCGGCGCGTGTCCAGCGACCTGCACGACGGCCCTGCCCAGGACCTGAGCTACGCGCTGCTGCGCCTGGACAGCCTGACCACGCACGCCGCCGGGCAGCCGGCGCAGGAGGCCGCGCTGCGCAGCGTGGAGCAGTCGCTGGAGGCCGCGCTGCGCGAGGTACGCGCCATCGCCACGGACCTGCGGTTGCCGGACCTGCTGGGCCTGAGCCTGCACGAGACCCTGGAGCGGGCGCTGCGCGACCACCGCCGCCGGACCGGTGTGGACGCCACCCTGCACGCCGAGGCGCTGCCGGACGGCGTGCCGCTGCCGGTGAAGATCACGGCCTTCCGGATCGTGCAGGAAGCTCTGAACAACGCGGCCCGGCATGCCCCGGGCCGCGCGTCGGCCGTGCACGCGGACGCGCAGGGCGGCTGGCTGACCCTGCGGATCACGGACGGGGGGCCGGGCTTCACGTGGACCGGCGGAGCGCGCGAGGGGCACCTGGGTCTGGTGGGCATGCGCGAGCGCGCCGAGAGCCTGGGCGGCACCTTCACCGTGACGGCCCGGCCAGAAGGCGGCACCGCCGTCGAGGCGAGGGTGCCCCTGCACCCCGCGGAATCACACCCGGAGGACCGCGATGACTGA
- the coaD gene encoding pantetheine-phosphate adenylyltransferase produces MNAVFPGSFDPITSGHMDVLTRAAKIFDHVTVTVMHNARKQGRHLFTLDERLDILREATAHFGNVGVDSFGGLLVDYMARTPGSVIVRGLRAVSDYEYELQIAHLNRQIGNAETVFIMAATRWSFVSSSMVREIASYGGDVSEMVPRASAGALRRKHEDVYRERETQAAVLNAESR; encoded by the coding sequence ATGAACGCCGTCTTTCCCGGCTCCTTCGATCCGATCACCAGCGGCCACATGGACGTCCTGACCAGGGCCGCGAAGATCTTCGACCACGTGACCGTGACGGTCATGCACAACGCCCGCAAGCAGGGCCGCCACCTGTTCACGCTCGACGAGCGCCTGGACATCCTGCGCGAGGCGACCGCGCACTTCGGGAATGTCGGCGTGGACAGCTTCGGCGGCCTGCTGGTGGACTACATGGCCCGCACGCCCGGCAGCGTGATCGTGCGCGGGCTGCGGGCCGTGAGCGACTACGAGTACGAACTCCAGATCGCGCACCTCAACCGCCAGATCGGCAACGCGGAGACGGTGTTCATCATGGCCGCCACCCGCTGGAGTTTCGTGAGCAGCTCAATGGTGCGCGAGATCGCCAGCTACGGCGGCGACGTCTCGGAGATGGTGCCGCGCGCCAGCGCCGGCGCCCTGCGCCGCAAGCACGAGGACGTCTACCGCGAGCGCGAGACGCAGGCGGCTGTGCTGAACGCCGAGAGCCGCTGA
- a CDS encoding RsmD family RNA methyltransferase, producing MSLRILGGTAKGRELRVPESARPSGARIRKSLFDLLAARAPAARFPAFLDMHGGSGAIGLEAASRGHDVTLIEKDARALKALEANARALELRVRIVKGDSGGMLPRLGPFDVVFSDPPYEADIPALARQVLRSGVLKSSGLLICQHPDRLHLPEHAGFELEERRYGSNTLTVYQRSAGDDPEGAGRDTIPGT from the coding sequence TTGAGCCTGCGTATCCTGGGCGGCACCGCTAAGGGCCGCGAACTGCGCGTGCCCGAGAGCGCCCGCCCCAGCGGCGCCCGTATCCGCAAGAGCCTGTTCGACCTGCTCGCCGCCCGCGCGCCCGCTGCGCGGTTCCCCGCGTTTCTGGACATGCACGGCGGCAGCGGGGCCATCGGCCTGGAGGCCGCCAGCCGCGGCCACGACGTGACGCTGATTGAGAAAGACGCGCGGGCCCTGAAGGCCCTGGAGGCCAACGCCCGCGCGCTGGAGCTGCGCGTCCGGATCGTGAAGGGCGATTCCGGGGGCATGCTGCCGCGGCTGGGGCCTTTCGATGTGGTGTTCAGCGACCCGCCGTACGAGGCGGACATCCCGGCGCTGGCGCGGCAGGTGCTGCGCAGCGGCGTGCTCAAGTCCAGCGGCCTGCTGATCTGCCAGCACCCGGACCGTCTGCACCTGCCGGAACATGCGGGCTTCGAGCTCGAGGAGCGGCGCTACGGCAGCAACACCCTCACCGTGTACCAGCGGTCGGCCGGGGACGACCCGGAGGGCGCCGGCCGGGATACCATTCCAGGGACATGA
- a CDS encoding DUF3248 domain-containing protein, whose translation MTDVPGDQGVPEPADAGLLPADLARQLEALGGQLVWRIGKDELSDEVVVRLGFASATPRFAHLARLRSAGDAELQAALAEHRVVIEWVD comes from the coding sequence ATGACCGACGTGCCAGGCGATCAGGGCGTCCCGGAACCCGCAGACGCTGGCCTGCTGCCCGCCGATCTGGCGCGGCAGCTCGAGGCGCTGGGCGGGCAACTGGTGTGGCGGATCGGCAAGGACGAACTCAGCGACGAGGTCGTGGTGCGTCTGGGCTTCGCGTCGGCCACGCCCCGCTTCGCGCACCTGGCCCGTCTGCGCAGCGCGGGCGACGCCGAACTCCAGGCCGCGCTGGCCGAGCACCGGGTCGTGATCGAGTGGGTGGACTGA
- a CDS encoding DUF3809 domain-containing protein: MVVEAAQAFTLPFPGTPERALEFVRDPAWALSDVGFLRHLSADQDGVRGELVVALPVLGEADLPFHSRLRLLPDGAALDPAPLSGERAWVEVQGTARVDGVTDVGAALAFSFVFRAHLSLPDGGGWGGEAFSKMVRAAAGRTLERVARELPAGIAQAMTRQPE, encoded by the coding sequence ATGGTCGTTGAGGCCGCCCAGGCCTTTACCCTGCCGTTTCCGGGCACGCCGGAGCGTGCGCTCGAGTTCGTGCGGGACCCCGCGTGGGCGCTGTCGGACGTGGGCTTCCTGCGTCACCTGTCGGCGGACCAGGACGGCGTGCGCGGCGAACTGGTGGTGGCGTTGCCCGTGCTGGGCGAGGCCGACCTGCCCTTCCACAGCCGCCTGCGGCTTCTGCCGGACGGCGCGGCGCTGGACCCCGCCCCCCTGAGCGGCGAGCGCGCGTGGGTGGAGGTGCAGGGCACGGCCCGCGTGGACGGCGTCACGGACGTCGGCGCGGCGTTGGCCTTTTCATTTGTGTTCCGCGCGCACCTGAGCCTGCCGGACGGCGGCGGGTGGGGCGGCGAGGCGTTCTCGAAGATGGTGCGGGCCGCGGCGGGGCGCACCCTGGAGCGGGTGGCGCGGGAGCTGCCCGCCGGCATTGCACAGGCCATGACCCGGCAGCCGGAGTGA
- the rsfS gene encoding ribosome silencing factor, with protein sequence MTTDPDRLTPTTPARQPGLHAQLRAIVDAARERRAEDVVVLDLTDVSSTLDYFVICTATAGLQLNAVQENIREKALEAGLPRPSVEGPSERWLLLAFGGSVVVHIMTRDAREYYDLEGLWSDARTVDFPEAER encoded by the coding sequence ATGACCACTGATCCTGACCGCCTGACCCCCACGACCCCCGCCCGGCAGCCCGGCCTGCACGCGCAGCTGCGCGCCATCGTGGACGCCGCCCGCGAACGCCGCGCCGAGGACGTCGTGGTGCTCGACCTCACCGACGTGTCCTCCACGCTGGACTACTTCGTGATCTGCACGGCCACCGCCGGCCTGCAGCTCAACGCCGTGCAGGAGAACATCCGCGAGAAGGCGCTGGAGGCCGGTCTGCCGCGCCCCAGCGTGGAGGGTCCCAGCGAACGCTGGCTGCTGCTCGCCTTCGGCGGGAGCGTCGTGGTGCATATCATGACCCGCGACGCCCGCGAGTACTACGACCTCGAGGGCCTGTGGAGCGACGCCCGCACCGTGGACTTCCCCGAAGCCGAACGCTGA
- a CDS encoding LCP family glycopolymer transferase, whose translation MQRPPLPDIDHDFPAAGRVTPPRPGGGRGLAGLRALQVFGLSVAALTLGGLAVVSRAGGQAAPISAAPGQAPHFTVLIAGRDIIYCYYHQPCKDQGQREGVIQPPNTDTLMLVKVDGTDVHVLNIPRDTNVGDFDRRRGIASQKVNSQYWDGGPQALTRAVETITGEHVDSYVIVRTDYAERVIDALGGLDVSVPEPGIEWVDNAAGVNLKLAPGDHHLDGKQGVLFLRVRKGFGDDYGRIDHQKQALTQLAGKLRTPQGLAALPVIVGGVGNGVETNVDPNVLLSLRPFLSQLKLSFATLPTDTIPGTFNLAVNRERLAQVWGQTRAATTPDVRVRIVDASGDALGAGLGAALRVMGYRDVQVQTVAASREASQVFTQQDVAQASALADALNLPRLQGERFPVSPGEVGILLGGDAGSHLAALKQLNPTPETP comes from the coding sequence GTGCAGCGCCCACCCCTCCCTGACATCGACCACGACTTTCCCGCTGCCGGGCGCGTGACCCCGCCCCGCCCCGGCGGCGGGCGTGGGCTGGCCGGCCTGCGCGCCCTGCAGGTGTTCGGCCTGAGCGTCGCGGCCCTCACGCTGGGCGGACTGGCGGTCGTGAGCCGCGCGGGCGGGCAGGCGGCGCCGATCAGCGCGGCGCCCGGGCAGGCCCCGCATTTCACCGTGCTGATCGCGGGCCGCGACATCATCTACTGCTACTACCACCAGCCGTGCAAGGACCAGGGCCAGCGCGAGGGCGTGATCCAGCCGCCGAACACCGACACGCTGATGCTGGTGAAGGTGGACGGCACAGACGTGCACGTGCTGAACATCCCGCGCGACACGAACGTCGGGGACTTCGACCGCCGCCGGGGCATCGCCTCGCAGAAGGTGAACAGCCAGTACTGGGACGGCGGTCCGCAGGCCCTCACGCGGGCAGTGGAGACCATCACGGGCGAGCACGTGGACTCCTACGTGATCGTGCGCACCGACTACGCGGAACGTGTGATCGACGCGCTGGGCGGTCTGGACGTGAGCGTGCCGGAGCCCGGCATCGAGTGGGTGGACAACGCGGCGGGCGTGAACCTGAAGCTCGCTCCGGGCGACCACCACCTGGACGGCAAGCAGGGCGTGCTGTTCCTGCGCGTGCGCAAGGGCTTCGGGGACGACTACGGCCGCATCGACCACCAGAAGCAGGCGCTGACGCAGCTCGCCGGGAAACTGCGCACCCCGCAGGGCCTCGCGGCGCTCCCGGTGATCGTGGGCGGCGTCGGCAACGGCGTGGAGACGAACGTGGACCCGAACGTGCTGCTCTCGCTGCGGCCCTTCCTGAGCCAGCTGAAACTGAGTTTCGCCACCCTCCCCACCGACACCATTCCCGGCACCTTCAACCTCGCCGTGAACCGCGAGCGCCTGGCGCAGGTGTGGGGGCAGACCAGGGCTGCCACCACGCCCGACGTGCGCGTGCGCATCGTGGACGCCAGCGGCGACGCCCTGGGCGCTGGCCTGGGCGCGGCGCTGCGCGTGATGGGGTACCGTGATGTCCAGGTCCAGACCGTGGCCGCGAGCCGCGAGGCCAGCCAGGTGTTCACCCAGCAGGATGTCGCGCAGGCCAGCGCCCTGGCAGACGCCCTGAACCTCCCCAGACTGCAGGGCGAACGCTTCCCGGTCAGTCCCGGCGAAGTCGGCATTCTGCTCGGCGGCGACGCGGGCAGCCACCTCGCCGCCCTCAAACAGCTCAACCCCACTCCGGAGACCCCATGA
- the yqeK gene encoding bis(5'-nucleosyl)-tetraphosphatase (symmetrical) YqeK: MVRPRRYEHVLRVADLAARIAANNGLDEQRAYAAGILHDIARDLPDDELLRLAPPECAIDAAHPLALHGRAARTLLSRWGYRDTVVLEAVEDHTTGPRGGNDVSACVYIADVSEPGRGVNADIRELALSDLNAALERSIVSKVTYLQGKGIQVHPRTLRAYHALPCSAHPSLTSTTTFPLPGA, from the coding sequence ATGGTGCGCCCCAGGCGGTACGAACACGTGTTGCGGGTTGCAGACCTGGCCGCCCGGATCGCCGCGAACAACGGCCTGGACGAGCAGCGCGCCTACGCGGCCGGCATCCTGCACGACATCGCCCGCGACCTTCCGGACGACGAGCTGCTGCGCCTGGCACCGCCCGAGTGCGCCATCGACGCCGCGCACCCGCTGGCCCTGCACGGCCGCGCCGCCCGCACGCTGCTGTCGCGCTGGGGCTACCGCGACACCGTGGTCCTGGAGGCCGTCGAGGACCACACGACTGGCCCGCGCGGCGGCAACGACGTCTCGGCGTGCGTGTACATCGCGGACGTCTCGGAACCGGGGCGCGGCGTGAACGCCGACATCCGCGAACTCGCCCTGAGCGACCTGAATGCGGCGCTGGAGCGCTCCATCGTGTCGAAAGTCACGTACCTGCAGGGCAAGGGCATCCAGGTGCATCCGCGGACCCTGCGGGCCTATCATGCCTTGCCGTGCAGCGCCCACCCCTCCCTGACATCGACCACGACTTTCCCGCTGCCGGGCGCGTGA
- a CDS encoding CdaR family protein, whose protein sequence is MRTVHNLGPKLLSLLIALTLWFLATSNRRANVEQGFDVPVTVRDTTGGRGEGTRAFSDLNPATVRVTLSGRPDRLRELRPESIEAIVDVTGEPEGSFSRPVTITAPSGTTVSRRTPDRVQGFVDTQVVRTLPITLSVTAPSETSLPRYQVTPTDASVSGPGRVVTTVQSVATSPTTVLPGGERETHLIALDAAGDPVEGVVLRPDTVTLRRLDTGILPIKTLPVVLASPPATLRVTAVSVQPSAVRVVAAPELLARLREVAGRVDYRAGTYTAPVTLSVPAGAQALESVSVRLTVKAVPTPLPAAGPTTPP, encoded by the coding sequence ATGCGTACCGTGCACAACCTGGGCCCCAAGCTGCTGTCACTGCTGATCGCGCTGACCCTGTGGTTCCTGGCGACGTCGAACCGACGCGCGAACGTCGAGCAGGGCTTCGACGTGCCGGTCACGGTGCGCGATACCACCGGCGGCCGCGGAGAGGGCACGCGCGCGTTCAGCGACCTGAACCCCGCCACCGTGCGCGTGACGCTGTCGGGCCGCCCGGACCGCCTGCGGGAACTGCGTCCCGAGAGCATCGAGGCCATCGTGGACGTGACGGGAGAGCCCGAGGGCAGCTTCAGCCGGCCGGTGACGATCACGGCGCCCAGTGGCACGACCGTCAGCCGCCGCACGCCGGACCGCGTGCAGGGCTTCGTGGACACCCAGGTGGTGCGCACCCTGCCGATCACCCTGAGCGTGACCGCGCCGTCCGAGACCAGCCTGCCCCGCTATCAGGTGACGCCCACGGACGCCAGCGTGAGCGGGCCCGGCCGGGTGGTGACGACCGTGCAGAGCGTCGCAACCAGTCCCACCACCGTGTTGCCCGGCGGAGAGCGCGAGACGCACCTGATCGCCCTGGACGCGGCCGGCGATCCGGTGGAGGGCGTGGTCCTGCGGCCCGACACCGTGACGCTGCGCCGCCTGGACACGGGAATCCTGCCCATCAAGACGCTGCCGGTGGTGCTGGCCAGCCCGCCGGCGACCCTGCGCGTCACGGCCGTGAGCGTGCAGCCCAGCGCGGTGCGGGTGGTGGCCGCGCCGGAACTGCTGGCCCGCCTGCGCGAAGTGGCCGGCCGCGTGGATTACCGCGCGGGCACGTACACGGCGCCCGTCACGCTGAGCGTTCCGGCAGGGGCGCAGGCGCTGGAGAGCGTGAGCGTGCGCCTCACGGTGAAGGCCGTGCCCACGCCCCTGCCCGCGGCCGGACCCACGACCCCGCCCTGA
- the cdaA gene encoding diadenylate cyclase CdaA produces the protein MSTVFGLVSFRDVLDILLVTFLVYQAYLLVAGTRAVNVVRGIVVFAGVWMAALLLNLTTLSFLLGRAGTVGLFALVVVFQPELRAALERVGRPRGRDVSAGVAALQAVVRSMERLAERRIGALIAIERRTPLGEYAETGVTLDAVVSVPFLEALFARNAPLHDGGVIIQGSRVVSAGCLFPLQSSDGTYRRYGTRHRAALGLSEVTDAVVLVVSEERGSMRIALGGRLGPDLNGAELREQLRALIYDHGSVGGMPAPAEGVAAGTETFRERA, from the coding sequence ATGTCCACGGTCTTCGGTCTGGTGAGTTTCCGGGATGTTCTGGACATCCTGCTGGTCACCTTCCTGGTGTATCAGGCCTACCTGCTCGTGGCCGGGACGCGCGCCGTGAATGTGGTGCGCGGCATCGTGGTGTTCGCGGGCGTGTGGATGGCGGCGCTGCTGCTGAACCTCACCACCCTGAGTTTCCTGCTGGGGCGCGCGGGCACGGTGGGCCTGTTCGCGCTGGTCGTGGTGTTCCAGCCGGAACTGCGCGCGGCGCTGGAACGTGTGGGCCGACCCCGCGGGCGCGACGTCTCGGCGGGCGTGGCGGCGCTCCAGGCGGTGGTGCGGAGCATGGAGCGCCTCGCGGAGCGGCGCATCGGCGCGCTGATCGCCATCGAGCGCCGCACGCCGCTGGGCGAGTACGCCGAGACGGGCGTGACCCTGGACGCCGTGGTGAGCGTGCCGTTCCTGGAAGCGCTGTTCGCCCGCAACGCCCCGCTGCACGACGGCGGGGTGATCATCCAGGGCTCGCGGGTGGTGTCGGCCGGATGCCTGTTTCCGCTGCAGTCCAGCGACGGCACGTACCGGCGCTACGGCACGCGCCACCGCGCGGCCCTCGGGCTGTCCGAGGTAACGGACGCCGTCGTGCTGGTCGTCAGCGAGGAGCGCGGCAGCATGCGGATCGCGCTGGGCGGCCGGCTGGGCCCGGACCTGAACGGCGCCGAGCTGCGTGAGCAGCTGCGCGCCCTGATCTACGACCACGGCAGCGTGGGCGGGATGCCGGCCCCGGCCGAGGGCGTGGCGGCCGGCACTGAGACCTTCCGGGAGCGGGCGTGA